In one window of Hevea brasiliensis isolate MT/VB/25A 57/8 chromosome 10, ASM3005281v1, whole genome shotgun sequence DNA:
- the LOC110673348 gene encoding citrate-binding protein-like, whose product MITTATLYSTGFLVLILFYCVVGCSTAEDPTQGFAELPFNSSYYYIQKPYDLDVSKRYSFVNGTHQLWVYSTDKPLARSSPTRPRTEVIINGYNYTSGVWQFEGNAYVPSGTSGVCIMQVFGADPNATITTTLMLRVYSGNLTYYTDPVIVPQIYDRWFRVNVIHDMDASNVKVYVDGFLSYQGSGRGGAFHFFKFGVYAQKNDSDYMESRWKEIKIFKKIVHASHKKHHCKKNLEFN is encoded by the exons ATGATCACTACTGCTACTTTATACAGTACAGGTTTTCTTGTACTAATACTCTTCTATTGTGTGGTTGGCTGCTCTACAGCAGAGGATCCAACTCAAGGCTTCGCAGAACTTCCCTTTAACTCATCTTATTACTATATACAGAAGCCTTATGATTTAGATGTAAGCAAACGATATAGCTTTGTGAATGGAACCCACCAGCTATGGGTCTACTCCACTGACAAGCCTTTGGCCAGAAGTAGTCCCACCAGGCCTCGAACAGAAGTCATAATCAAC GGATATAATTACACTTCTGGTGTTTGGCAATTCGAAGGAAATGCATACGTACCATCTGGTACATCTGGTGTGTGTATAATGCAAGTGTTTGGAGCTGATCCAAATGCCACCATTACGACAACCTTAATGCTTAGAGTCTACTCTGGCAATTTAACCTACTACACTGATCCAGTGATTGTCCCACAAATCTACGACAGATGGTTCAGAGTTAATGTGATTCATGATATGGATGCCTCCAATGTTAAGGTTTATGTTGATGGGTTTCTGTCATATCAGGGATCTGGGCGTGGAGGagctttccatttcttcaaatttggaGTCTATGCACAGAAAAATGATTCTGATTACATGGAGTCtcgttggaaagaaatcaagatTTTTAAGAAAATTGTTCATGCTTCTCACAAGAAGCATCACTGCAAAAAGAATTtggaattcaattaa